The following is a genomic window from Spirosoma foliorum.
CCATGAAAATAGCCTCTCTACCTCTCTCACTCACCACGGGTTGTGTGCTTATAGCTGGTTTAGTCGTATCGGCCTGCGAAGATCATCGGATTCCGGCCGTTCTTCCCGCCTTTTCCGAAGCATCGAACCCAGCCATACTGGCTACCTCTCCCAACGGTACGGTTCTTTACAATGGTGGATTCGGTTCTGCTATCGCCCAGGATCACACCGACCCAACGGTATTTTACCTATTGACCGATAGAGGGCCAAATGCAGCGGGTGCAGCGGCCAACACCATCATTTTCGGTAAAGCGGATTTCACTCCACAAATCGGCCGATTCCATGTAGTTGGCAATCAGCTGGTTTTAGAAAAAGTTATCCTCCTCAAAAATGCCGCTGGCCAATTATTAACCGGGCTCCCGAACCCAATCGGTCAGGGAAATACGGGCGAAATTGCGCTCGACCTGAACGGACAAACGGTTGCGCCTAACGCCGATGGTATTGACTCCGAAGGGCTTGTATTAGCTTCAGATGGGACGTTCTGGATCAGTGATGAGTACGGTCCGCACATCGCCCACTTCGACGCTACCGGTAAAACTATCGAACGCATTAACCCATTTGGTTCGGGTACTGGCGGACGCACGCTCCCTAAAGTGCTGGCCCGTCGTCGGCCTAACCGGGGTATGGAAGGCTTGACTATTACGCCCGATGGCAAAACATTGGTTGGCCTGATGCAGTCGCCGATGTACAATCCATCGTCGGGAGCCGTATCGGGATCGACTGTGTTGCGCGTTATCACCTTCGATATCGCCACTGGTGCCACGAAGCAATATGCCTATTTGATGGAAAATTCGACTCTGACGGGCTGTAGCGAAATTGCGGCCATCACGAACACAACGTTCATCGCTTTAGAACGCGATGGTAACTATGGTGGAAATTCCGTCTCGCCAGCTACGTTCAAACGGATTTATAAATTCGATCTCGCTGGTGCAACTGATATCTCAGACCCAACGAATAGCGATGCGGGTAAACTCTATAATGGCTTGACAGTAGAACAACTTAAAGACAAAGCAGGCTTACAGAATGCAGGAGTTGTTCCGGTCACCAAAACGCTGGTTTTCGATATCCTGACTGAGATTTCACCCGTTTACCCGCACGACAAAGCAGAAGGTGTTACTATACTTAGCCCAACTCAACTGGCGATTTCGAACGATGACGATTTCGGTGTAGTCGACAACGGGAAGAATGGATTCACGACCAAAATTCTGCCCGCTACGGGCAAGGTTGATCTCAACCGAATCTATTTCGTGACGTTAAAAGCACCGCTTAAATAAAGCGGGTAGTTTTGATAGTGGTACTGGCGCGGGTATTTACCCGTGCCTTTTCATGTAGTCAGTATTCACTGACGCCAGCGAATGCTGGCTAAATTAATGGCACGAGTAAATACTCGCGCCAGATTGCTTAACAAAAATTTCACATTACGGATGCTGAGCGAGGCTTTATCTTTATAGATTCTACCAATCTCTACAGAATGCATCGCCTTTGTGCCCATACCTTAATTCGTTGCCTGCGTTTACGTATAAAACTCCTATTTTTCATCGTTTGGGGACTTTTTAGTGTTCCGTCGTCGGCTCAGGTTCTTACCAATACAGAGCAGCTTTCACGCCAATACCCCGACTCCGCTTATCGGCTCATCAAGGTTATGCTCGATAAAGCCGTTAATCAAAACGATCGACCGATGGAGGGCGATTGTCTCCAGCAAATTGGTTTGCTCCTGTATCATCAGGGGAGTTATGTGCAGGCCATCGATTATCTGCTACAGGCCCAGAAAATCTTCCTCAACACCAACGATACCCAACGGTTGGCCCGCAATCGGAATGAACTCGGTACGGTTTATTACTATAATGAGCAGGTAGATCGCGCACAGAGTCAGTTCAACGAAGCACTGAGTTTTTACCGTCAACGTAACAACGTCGAAGGGTTAGCCCAGACGTATGCTAACATCGGGCATATCTACGAAAAGCGAAAAGATCCTAAACAGGCCTACCATTACCAAAAACTGGCGCTGGCCAACAGTCAGGCAGCTAATGACGTGACTAGCCTGACTAAAATCTATGAAAATCTGGGCAGTATTTTTGAAGATGAAGCCCGCTACGACTCGGCCCATTTTTATTATCAACATGCGCTGACGCTCGCCCAGAAAACCCATGATGAGATTGGCCAGATTGAAATCATCAACAACCTTGGCGATGTTTTTCGGAAAACAGGCCGCTATCAGGAAGGGTTGAAACTCTCAAACGAGGCCATGAATCGGGCGAAACAAACGGGCGAATTGTACCAGCTTAGCGCGGCCCTTCGCGATATTGCCAAAACGTATCGCTTCCTCAATCAACCGGACAGCGCCTACGCCTATCTGGAACGAAGCCGTGACTTAGTCGATGCCATCTATGCCGCCGAAAATACCCGCCAGATTACGTTACTGCAAACACTCTATGATGTTGAGCGGAAAGACAGTGAGATTGCGCAGTTGAACGCCCAGAAACAAGTTGACTTCGTGATTATCATTGCGGCCAGTGTTGTGCTGGTCTTGATTGGGATTCTGGCTGCGGTTGTCATTAGTCGGCAACGGTTGAAACTTCGAAATGAACAGGCGCTCAATCAGCAGAACCAACAGATATTCCAGACCCAGAACGAGCTGATGCAGGTGGAATTGAAGAACCAGCAACTGGAAGAAGAAAACCTGAAAGGTCAGCTTGAGTTGAAGAGCAAAGAATTAACGACGCATACGCTACAAATCATTCAGAAAAATCAGGTGCTGGAAGAACTCAAAGAAGATCTGACAGCGATTTTGAAAGACGACAAACGCGATCAGAAAAAACAACTCCGACAACTGGTTGAAAAAATCAGCCTGAACTTTAGTCAGGACAAATACTGGGATGATTTCAGAACGATCTTCGATCAGGTTCATCCTTATTTCTTCACGCAACTCACGCAGCATTTCCCAGACTTGACCGCCACCGACCTGCGCCTGATTGCCTTACTGAAAATGAACATTAGCTCTGCCGATGTCGCTACGTTGCTCGGGATTTCATCGGATAGTCTGCGGGTTTCTCGTTATCGACTTCGTAAAAAGCTAGGTCTTGCCGAAGGCGAATCGCTCTCGGCCTATATTCAGCGCTTTCCTTTGCAGCCGCTACCATCGCCAGAAAGCAGCACGATTTAGGCGATTCGGTTAGCCTTCACAATTAGGAAACAGTTTAGTAACAATAAGATAATGGCTTTCACTAACCAAGTCAAATCATTAATAATCAGTACTTTAATGGCAGTTTAATTCTATTGTTGCCTTTCTGTTCACACCCTAAAACGTCTTGTTGCCTTTTTGTTCACGGGTCAAATTTGTCCGGTTCATCCGCTCTCCCTCACCTTTGCGACACCAACTTAGTACGGCCTTGGCCTTCCGGTAAGCCCCGCTAGTTGTCATTCGCAAACTGTATGAACCGACTACTACTGACAATCGTTTGCCTGCTTCTGATCCCCAACGTTTGGGCCGGTACCATCCGGGGGCGAGCTATCGATGCCACCACAGGTCAACCCATTATTGGCGCGACGCTAATTCTGGAAAACACAAAACTGTATAACGTATCGGGCCTGGATGGCTCGTATCTGATTAAAAACGTACCTACCGGAACGCATAAAATTCGCATCAGCTACGTCTCGTACAAAACGATGATCCGCGATGTGGTTGTCGCAAGTGATGAACAGGTTATTACGCTGGATTTGCCACTGGAAACCGAAACCGATCGACAGATTGCCGAAGTAAAGGTAACCGCCAAACGCGACGGCAGCAGTGATCGCACCGCTCGCGATCTCGAACGGAATGCCCTGCAAGTGACCAACATCGTATCGGGTCGAACCATCGAACTCTCTCCCGATTTAACCGTTGCCAACGTCATTCAGCGGGTATCCGGCATTTCGATTGAGCGCAACAGCAATGGCGATGGACAGTACGCCATTCTGCGGGGAATGGACAAACGGTACAACTACACGCTGGTTAACGGGGTGAAAATCCCTAGTCCTGATAATCGCTACCGCTACGTTCCGCTCGACATTTTTCCATCCGAACTCCTCGACCGATTGGAAGTCTACAAGGCCCTTACGCCGAGTATGGAGGGCGATGCGGTTGGTGGTGCCATCAATATGGTCATGAAAGATGCGCCCGACCGTCCGACGATTCTGGCCAACGTTTCGTCGGGCTACAGCGAACTGTTTTTCAATCGCCCGTTTGTGAGTTTCGATACGAAGAATATCAATTCACAGTCGCCTTACGAGCAGTTTGGTAGTCAGTACAGTGCCAAGTTTTCGGATTTCAATAAAGCCTCAACCACCTACACGCGTCAGTCGCCCCCGCCGAATTTGATGGGCAGTTTTGCCATAGGCAATCGATTCTTTGACCAACGGTTTGGCGTTATGCTGGCCGGTAGTTTACAGAATACGTACCGGGGAAGCAACAGCCTGTTTTTTACGGGTGATGTGGTCGATACGTTACGCGGGGTAACCCTTACCAAACAAAGCGAACGGCAATTTTCGGAGCGGCAAACCCGCTATGGGCTGCATGCCAAGATGGATTTTCGGGTGAACCGCAACGGCGGACCGGAACGCAACAAAATCCAGTGGTTCAACGCTCTGATTAGCCTAACGAACGAACAGATTCGGGAGACCAAAACCACCGAATTGGGCATTGGCGGCTTCGATCCGGTGTTGGGCAACGCAACTCTCGGCTATGAAACCCGCTCACGTCTGACCAAGCAGAAGATTTACAACAGTACGCTTCAGGGAACGCATCAGGTTACCCCAGCCTTCGCCATTAACTGGTCGGCAGTGTATTCGCTGGCAACGAACGGAGTGCCCGATCAGACCTATGTGCCGCTGCTGGGAACGCGCACAAACTTCGTTGAGAAACAAACAACGGTACAGGACGGCCAGCGTCGTTGGGAACACAATTCCGATACGGATTTGGCGGGTTATCTGAACCTGACGCTGAAAACCAATCTCGCAGGGATGGCCGTTGAATGGATGGCGGGTGGTTTATACCGCGACAAGCAACGGACGAATTTTTACAACAATTACACGCTCCGGCCTTCCAATCCATTCGCCCAATACGGCACAGACTTCACCGACTACAACCAGATTGTCTGGACGATTCAGAACCCACTCGGTTCAGTTGCATCGGCCCTGAACTACGATGCCACCGAGAAAACCGCTTCGGGTTACCTGCAATTCCGCACCACCGATCAACCGCTTGAAGTAACCGGGGGTGTTCGCATCGAACATACCGATCAGGGCTACGCCATGAAATTCCCGATTGGCGAAGACAACCCAACCGGAAGCCAGATTTATACGGATGTGTTGCCAAGTTTGCACTTCCGCTATCGGCCCGACGAGCACACCAACTGGCGGCTGTCTTACTTCCGATCGCTGAACCGGCCTGGCTTTTTCGAGATCGTTCCCTACCGGATTGTCAACGAAGAGTATCAGGAGCGCGGTAACCCGAATTTGAAGCGTGCCATTGCCGACAACGTTGACCTGCGCTACGAGTTCTTCCCGCGTCCGCTGGAGCAGTTCATGGTTGGCCTGTTCTACAAGCACATTCAGGACCCGATCGAGTATACGCTTCAGAAAGACGCCATCCGGGGACAGGATTTATACTACGGACCGGGCAATTTCGGCAACGCAACGAATTTGGGACTAGAGCTGGATGCCATCAAGTATTTCCGGCAGTGGGGCATCAAAGCGAATTACACCTACACAAACTCCAGCATCACAACGCCCAAGTCAAAACGAATTCGGAATGCGCAGGGTGATCTGGAAACTATTACAGTTAGCCAAACGCGGGCACTGTACGGGCAATCGGCGCACATCGCCAACCTGTCGCTGCTCTACAAAGACACCCAACATGGCTGGGATGGTCAACTGGCGGCCAGCTACACAGGACCACGTATCAACACCGTATCGCAGTTTGTCGATAACGACCTGTACCAGAAAGGCTTCATTCAGATGGACGCATCGGTCGAAAAGAAACTGGGCAAAAGCCTTCTGCTATTCGCCAAAGCCAATAACCTGCTAAACACCCCAACGGAGATTTTCATCAAAAACGTCAACAGTAAAAATTCGGACGTACCGAACCAGGATGAATCCGGCAAAACCCTCATCCGGCGCGATTTCTACCAGCGCTCTTATGTGCTGGGGGTGAGGTATAAACTGTAAGTCCAAGACAATAGAACGCAGATTATTAGGATTGTTATGATTAAAAAAATAGAAAATCATAATCCATCCTATTGATCATAAAAATCTGCGTTCCATGCAACCAACAAGTTCATAATCAACCAACAATCATGAAAAAAGTAATTATTCTGGCTGCGCTATCAGCGGCTGTACTCGTAGGCTGCTCGAAGAGCGATGACAACGGTAGCACGGTAACCCCAACGCCTGTTGTAAAAGAAGCCGTATCAGGCGATGTGTCAGGTACCTGGACGAAAGGAAACACCTATAAAATCACGGGCCACCTACAAATTCCAGCCAGTACGTCACTGGTTATTGAAGAAGGTGTCAACGTAATTTTCAGCGACTCGACCGTGAAGCCCGAGTTGATCGTGAAAGGAAATCTGTACGTAATGGGCACATCGGCAAATCCGGTGAAATTCACAGTACCCGATGCCTGGAAAACGACGGCTAATCAGTGGGGTAACTTGTGGGGTGGCATCATTGCGGCACCAACCTGCGCCGAGCTGCTCCTCGACAATGCCATTCTCGAATACGGTGGCGCGGTAACGACCGAGAGTTCACCTTCAGTAAAAGCAGGCTTGTACAAAGCGGCTGCGGGCAACCACGTTCCGGCCGTTAACTACTCGAACGTGAACGGCAAGCTGGTTATCGTAAATAGCCGCCTGAACAATCAGAACGAAGATGGTTTTTACATCGAAGGTGGAAAGGTGATCATTGCTAATAACAAGATTTACACCCAAGGTGTATCGGGTGGCGATGCCATCAATATCAAGTCGGGTGTTCAGGCCGATGTCGCGTTCAATATGGTCTATAGCCCTAACACCAATGCCCTGAAACTCTCGAACACAGGCGACCGTACCCCACAAGCTTATGTAGTAGCCTACAACAATACGATTGTGAATGCAGGCTGGCGTCGGCCAACCATCAAAGGTGGTTCAATCTGGGTAGAAATTGCCGTTCGGGCCGAGTTGTACAACAACCTGCTGGCAAACGACCGGTTCGGCGTAAAACGCGATCCGAAGAACCCTGAAGATAGCCGCACCAAAGTGAGCAACAACCTGTATTACGGAGCAACACAGGACGGTGTAACAGGCTTCCAGCCAACCACCGAAATTCTGACTGGTACCAACGACATCATCAGCAAAACCGTTGGCGACAATGATCCGAAGTTTGTGAACTATCCACTCACAACTGATTCTAAAAACGCAACTTTCAACACAGCCTGGGATTTCCGTTTGCAGTCAGGTTCACCCGCCATCGGCAAAGGCATCACGAGCTTCACCCGCCTGTATGCTGATGGTATTTCCTTCGCGAATGGCACGACGTATAAGTCGCCAGCTCCATCAACAACCATTGGTGCTTTCGGAAGTAATTAAGTTTAAAGGATTGTAACACAGAGACACACGGAGAAAACAGAGATTCACAGAGATCTCTCCGTGTGTCTCTATTTTCTCTGTGAATCTCTGTGTCACAACCTTTCTACATGAAAATCTATCTTTCGTTTCTCTTATCCTTTTTCCTGGTTGCCTGTCAATCTACAGCCCAAACTACTGTCCAGCCCGTTATCATTACCGACACCGTTCGGCACGACACCGACGATCCGGCCATCTGGATTAACCCGGCCGACCATGCTAAAAGCCTGATCATCGGTACCGATAAAGACCAGGACGGTGGCCTATATGTCTTCGATTTGAAAGGCAAAATTGTTCGGGAAGTTCACGACCTCAAGCGCCCCAATAATGTGGACATTGCATACGGCCTGATGCTGGGCGGCAAACCCACCGACATTGCCGTAACCACCGAACGATTCACGCACAAGCTCCGAATTTTCTCGCTGCCCGACATGAAACCCGTCGACAATGGTGGTCTTGATATGTTTGTTGGCGACACCGCTAGTGGCTTCCGCGATCTGATGGGCATTGCGCTTTATAAAAACCCATCGGGGGTATTATACGCGATGGTTGGCCGTAAAACAGGGCCAACAGACGGCTCTTATATCGGTCAATACCGGCTCGAAGACAATGGTAAAGGACAAGTAAAAGCTACCCTGGTTCGGAAATTCGGGATGTATAGCGGCAAGAAAGAAATTGAATCCATCGCCGTCGATAATGAGCTTGGTTACGTCTATTATTCCGACGAAGGCGTTGGCGTTCGTAAATACTACGCCGATCCAGAAAAAGGTAACCAAGAACTGGCCTTATTCGCTAAAACAGGTTTTGCCGAAGATCACGAAGGGATTTCGATCTACAAAACGGGGCCAAAAACGGGGTACTTACTTGTATCCGATCAGGGTGCAAATCAGTTCCATATCTTCCGGCGCGAAGGCGAACCCGGCAATTCCAACGACTACAAAGTAGTAAAAGTCGTAAAAGTAGCCGCCCAGGTTAGCGATGGCTCTGATGTAACGAATGTGCCGCTGGGTAAGCAGTTTCCACACGGCTTATTCGTGACGATGTCGGAGGGCAAAACATTCCACTACTACCGGTGGGAGGATATTGCGGGGAAGGAGTTAAAGTAATTTTCTGTCATTCCGACGCCAGGAGGAATCTCAAGTTTTGCAATAGTCAAGCTTGAGATTCCTCCTGGCGTCGGAATGACAGAAAAAATAGATTTGAGCTTTTTAAGCTTCCACAGGCTTAGCCTCAGCTTTGGGGGCTTTAGCAGCCTTAGGAGCTTTTGCCACTTTAGCTGGCTTCTTCGCTTTTTTGGGCTGTTTGGGTGTTTTATCGCCAGCTTTCTTCTTTTCTTCTTTTTTTAGAAGTTTCACCAGCTTCTTAGCCAGCTTTTCAGCCGATTTTTCAATGGCTTTTTTGGCTTTCTTCGATTGCTCGCCTAGTTCGCTTACCTTTGTTTCAACAGAAGTAGCGATCGATTCTGCAAGTGCCTTTTTTTGAGCTTTCATTCTTGGTTTTGTTAGCGTCTGGTGATTATAAAAAAATCTACAAAGAACTACGAAAAAAAAGGGACAAACAAAAGCCCAATGTTAAGTTTTTGTTATCATTTGGAGCATTTCAGAGGTCATTCCAGAGCAGTTTTTTGGTCAAAAAGCCTTTAGCCCGTTTAGTATCATGCTTCGTGATGTCAGGTTCTTAAACCTGACACCAATAGGTTTCTCAAAACCTATTGGTGCTACGAGTAGGTTTTGAGAAACCTATTGGTGTCGGTTATAAGTAACCGACACCACGGAGCCAAAGCACGGCACGCGCCATTATATAACATCCTTGCCCCTACTTCACTTCCTGTTTTGTCTCACGTTTATAGACCAGTAAGCGTCCACGGGCAGCGGTCATCACCTGATTCAATTGCTTATAGAGGTGGCTCTGAGTAAGCTGCATATTGCGTAGCTTTTCAGCCTCCTGTGTTACCTCCTGTGTCATCATGTTGAACTGGCGAGCCTGCTCCCGAAATGCCGCGAGGCAGTAAGCCGATGTAAGGGGCATAAAATCGACAATCTGCAAAAGATCTATCAACCAGCTAAAGTATTGTCCGAGCAGCGCATACGAATCTTCGTGCACACGCAGGTCTTTGTAGTGTACAGGCTTCCGCCGATTGGCAGGAAACCGGGGAAGGGGCAATCGATGGATTTTCAGGTAAAGTACTTTCAGCAAATCGTTAGCGACAGTACCGCCTTTAAACTGATAACCGATATCGGTCCACAACTGCTCATTTAGTGGCTTTATAGCACCTTCAGATTCATACGCCAATTGCCTGCGCTGCTCACACAGCTCCCAATACCGATGCCATTGCTCATCAAGTTGCCGGTTAGTTGTTTCAATGCGTTGAATAACGGTCTGAAGAACGGGGGCCTCGGGTGGAAAGTCATTGTCGTCCCCTTTCACCCAGCCCGTAAGTCTGGAATTAAGCTCTATTGCCTGAGTGAGTTTTTTCGTCAATGCACTTTCATAAGGAGTCATGAATGAACTGGTTTCGTTGGCCGCTAGTCTTGCAGAACTACCTGGCTTATGCCGCTACAGCCTGTTTAAAGATTAAGTAATTTTTAATATATCCTATCGACGCATTACCTGCTCCCAAAATTAATTAACACATCTTATCGACAACAATCTTCAGATTATCAGCAACTTAAAAATAGCATTGTCTCAATTAGGATAATTGAATCAGCAAAGTAACAATAGGTTTAAAATTAAAACAGCATTAAAAAAACTTAATATACAGCACTCCCAAGCATAACATTCAGGTAATCTCCTCCTCAAATAAGGCCGGTAGTTTTGCAGCGCTTTAAAGCGATACCAAAACTATAAACATGATCCGCAACGTACTACTTATCCTATTTTCTCTTTGGACAACTGTTGTTTTAGCACAGACAGGAACCATCAGAGGAACCATTAAAGATGGCAAAACCAAAGAGGCTCTGATAGGCTGTACAGTCCTTGTCAATGGGACTCAATTGGGTGCCACAACAGACATTGAAGGGAACTTTAGCATTGCCAATGTACCAGCCGCCACGCATAAAGTGGTCATTTCCTACATCTCGTATCAAACCAAAGAAATCCCGAATGTTCGGGTTGAGTCGGGGAATACGACGGCTATCGAAACCGAACTAGCTGAAGAGGGTAAGTCGCTCCAGGAAGTAGTGGTTCGGGGCAATAAAGCGACGAATACAGAGATTGCGGTTATCACCGAAATCAAACAGCTTAAGCCTATTGCCGTTGGGATTTCGGCCCAGCAGATTGTGAAATCGCAGGACCGCGATGCGGCTGCGGCTATTCGCCGGGTGCCGGGTGTGAGTATTGTCGACAACCGTTTTGTGCTTATTCGTGGACTGGCAGCGCGCTATAATTCCGTGTTGATCAACGACGTCATTACGCCTTCGACCGAAGTTGACACGCGTTCGTTCTCGTTCGATCTCGTGCCGAGTAACATCATCGACCGGATGATTGTCTACAAATCGGGTTCCGCCGAACTACCTGGTGATTTTGCGGGTGGAGTCGTAAAAATCTACACCAAACGCCGACCTGAGCAAAATTTCCTGGACGCTGGCCTGACACTGGGCTATCGGGGAAATACGACTTTTCAAAATGTACAGTCGCATTCCCGAAGCGGCCTCAACTGGTTAGGGCTTTGGGGAAAAGATCAACAAATTCCATCGAGCTTCCCAACCGGTTTGGGGCAATTCAATAGCCAGAATCCGCTACAGCGTGCCGCCTATGCCCAGTTGCTGCCAAACTCGTGGGGAATCCAGAATCAGACTGTTAACCCTGATATACGCCTTGCGATCAACATGGGTCGCCGGTTCGATGTAGGAAATGTGCGCGTCAGCAACCTGACCAGCATCAACTACGCTACGACGAACCAGTTCTCGAATATTGATTTCCAGTTGTACGATAACGGCACTATTGCCAATGCTGTTGCTGAAAAATATAATGACGCCAACTACGCCCGCCAGACTCGTTTAGGTATCCTGCATAACTGGTCGGCGCGACTCTCGCCAAGCTTCAACCTGGAGTGGAAAACGCTCTTTAACCAACTCAGTACGACCGAAACGGTTGTCCGTACGGGTCAGCGCCTTCAGGATGGATTCGATGTATTGAGCTATTCGGAACGATTCGAAAACCGGAGTATCCTGACTTCGCAACTGGCTGGTGAACACACCGTAAACCAACTGACAAAGATTAACTGGATTGCCAGCTTCGGTTATACGGGCCGTTGGGAGCCAGACTGGAAACGGGTTCGTTATCAGCGGGTAACGGGCGCTACAGGTGCCGATGGCCAGCTTCAGCCCTACTCGATTGCCACGCCAAACGATCCTAACCCAATTGATGTTGGCCGGTTCTATTCCAAACTACACGAGTATGTAGCCTCGGTAGTGGGTAATGGCGAGCATACGTTTGGAAACCCAACGGATCGGGAGCCGAACCGCATTCGGTTCGGAGCGTATGCCGAACGTAAAAATCGCGATTACGGCGCTCGTTTCTACGGCTATCAGAGCGTTGGAAACAGTACCACTGCCAAAGCAAGTGATATAAACACGGCGTTTAGCACGGCGAATATAAACGGGCAGAACGGCTTTTCGCTGCTCGATGGTACCAAGCCGCTGGATTCGTACAAAGGGATCAATACATACCTGTCGGGATACGTTACGGGCGATGTTTACTTCGGACCAAAAGCGAACCTGACAGTAGGTTTCCGTGGCGAGTACAACGATCAGGGCATCCGCGCTACCCGAACAACGACCGAAGAACAACTGGTATCGAACAAAGTCTTCAGCCCGCTACCCTCGCTGAACTTCACCTATAAGCTAAGCGATCGGACCAATTTGCGCCTGGCTTATTCCTCATCACTCAACCGTCCTGAGTTCCGTGAGTTGGCACCGTTCAGCTACTTCGACTTCAACTTGCTGGCCGATATCCGTGGTAACACAGCCCTAAAAACCGCCAACATTCAGAACATCGACGCGAAGTGGGAATTCTACCCAACTCAAAACGAGCTTATCTCGATTAGCGGTTTCTACAAACATTTTACCAACCCAATCGAATCGTTTCTGCTGATTCAGGCGAACGGGTTAGCGTACACGTTTGCCAATGCTAACACGGCTCAGAACTATGGTGTTGAGTTGGAAGTACGGAAAGGGTTCCAGAATTCACCGAGCCTGTTCCTGCAAAATCTGTCGGTCGTTGGTAACGTATCGCTGATCAAAAGCACAGTTAATGTTGGTGATATTGTGCGGGCTCCAGACCTCAGCGGAGAAGTTCGTGAATACGACATCCGCGGTGTTGCTGATACCGAGCGCCCGCTGGCTGGTCAGTCACCTTATCTGATCAATGCTGGTCTGTACTATGCAGCACCGAAGTCGGGCTGGCAGGCCAATGTTCTCTACAACGTATTCGGTCAACGGATTTTCGCGGTAGGCAACCGAAACAATCCGACCATTTACGAAATGCCCCGGAACGTTGTCGATCTGAACCTGACCAAACAAGTCAACAATAAACTCGAACTACGACTGGGTATTCAGGATGTACTGAACCAGTACGTACGGTTTGCGCAGGACTTCAACCACGACGGTAAAATCGGTAGCGACGTAACCTCACAATCGGCGGATGCGGATCAGGTTCTTCGCAAGTTCAAACGGGGCAGCTACTACACGCTGAGCGCGATCTACACATTTGGTCGCCGGACCGTCATTCCTTAAAGACAGTACCAATCAAATTCAATTAAAAACCAATGTTTATGCGAGTTAACCAATTGCGCCGTGGGTGGCACGGCAATTTCTCAGCCTTGACAAGCCTGCTAGTTTTAGCACTGGGCGTATTTCTGGTAGTATCGTCCTGTAAGAACGACGAGACACCAGCACCGGTTCTGAGTAT
Proteins encoded in this region:
- a CDS encoding right-handed parallel beta-helix repeat-containing protein, producing MKKVIILAALSAAVLVGCSKSDDNGSTVTPTPVVKEAVSGDVSGTWTKGNTYKITGHLQIPASTSLVIEEGVNVIFSDSTVKPELIVKGNLYVMGTSANPVKFTVPDAWKTTANQWGNLWGGIIAAPTCAELLLDNAILEYGGAVTTESSPSVKAGLYKAAAGNHVPAVNYSNVNGKLVIVNSRLNNQNEDGFYIEGGKVIIANNKIYTQGVSGGDAINIKSGVQADVAFNMVYSPNTNALKLSNTGDRTPQAYVVAYNNTIVNAGWRRPTIKGGSIWVEIAVRAELYNNLLANDRFGVKRDPKNPEDSRTKVSNNLYYGATQDGVTGFQPTTEILTGTNDIISKTVGDNDPKFVNYPLTTDSKNATFNTAWDFRLQSGSPAIGKGITSFTRLYADGISFANGTTYKSPAPSTTIGAFGSN
- a CDS encoding esterase-like activity of phytase family protein; amino-acid sequence: MKIASLPLSLTTGCVLIAGLVVSACEDHRIPAVLPAFSEASNPAILATSPNGTVLYNGGFGSAIAQDHTDPTVFYLLTDRGPNAAGAAANTIIFGKADFTPQIGRFHVVGNQLVLEKVILLKNAAGQLLTGLPNPIGQGNTGEIALDLNGQTVAPNADGIDSEGLVLASDGTFWISDEYGPHIAHFDATGKTIERINPFGSGTGGRTLPKVLARRRPNRGMEGLTITPDGKTLVGLMQSPMYNPSSGAVSGSTVLRVITFDIATGATKQYAYLMENSTLTGCSEIAAITNTTFIALERDGNYGGNSVSPATFKRIYKFDLAGATDISDPTNSDAGKLYNGLTVEQLKDKAGLQNAGVVPVTKTLVFDILTEISPVYPHDKAEGVTILSPTQLAISNDDDFGVVDNGKNGFTTKILPATGKVDLNRIYFVTLKAPLK
- a CDS encoding TonB-dependent receptor codes for the protein MNRLLLTIVCLLLIPNVWAGTIRGRAIDATTGQPIIGATLILENTKLYNVSGLDGSYLIKNVPTGTHKIRISYVSYKTMIRDVVVASDEQVITLDLPLETETDRQIAEVKVTAKRDGSSDRTARDLERNALQVTNIVSGRTIELSPDLTVANVIQRVSGISIERNSNGDGQYAILRGMDKRYNYTLVNGVKIPSPDNRYRYVPLDIFPSELLDRLEVYKALTPSMEGDAVGGAINMVMKDAPDRPTILANVSSGYSELFFNRPFVSFDTKNINSQSPYEQFGSQYSAKFSDFNKASTTYTRQSPPPNLMGSFAIGNRFFDQRFGVMLAGSLQNTYRGSNSLFFTGDVVDTLRGVTLTKQSERQFSERQTRYGLHAKMDFRVNRNGGPERNKIQWFNALISLTNEQIRETKTTELGIGGFDPVLGNATLGYETRSRLTKQKIYNSTLQGTHQVTPAFAINWSAVYSLATNGVPDQTYVPLLGTRTNFVEKQTTVQDGQRRWEHNSDTDLAGYLNLTLKTNLAGMAVEWMAGGLYRDKQRTNFYNNYTLRPSNPFAQYGTDFTDYNQIVWTIQNPLGSVASALNYDATEKTASGYLQFRTTDQPLEVTGGVRIEHTDQGYAMKFPIGEDNPTGSQIYTDVLPSLHFRYRPDEHTNWRLSYFRSLNRPGFFEIVPYRIVNEEYQERGNPNLKRAIADNVDLRYEFFPRPLEQFMVGLFYKHIQDPIEYTLQKDAIRGQDLYYGPGNFGNATNLGLELDAIKYFRQWGIKANYTYTNSSITTPKSKRIRNAQGDLETITVSQTRALYGQSAHIANLSLLYKDTQHGWDGQLAASYTGPRINTVSQFVDNDLYQKGFIQMDASVEKKLGKSLLLFAKANNLLNTPTEIFIKNVNSKNSDVPNQDESGKTLIRRDFYQRSYVLGVRYKL
- a CDS encoding tetratricopeptide repeat protein: MHRLCAHTLIRCLRLRIKLLFFIVWGLFSVPSSAQVLTNTEQLSRQYPDSAYRLIKVMLDKAVNQNDRPMEGDCLQQIGLLLYHQGSYVQAIDYLLQAQKIFLNTNDTQRLARNRNELGTVYYYNEQVDRAQSQFNEALSFYRQRNNVEGLAQTYANIGHIYEKRKDPKQAYHYQKLALANSQAANDVTSLTKIYENLGSIFEDEARYDSAHFYYQHALTLAQKTHDEIGQIEIINNLGDVFRKTGRYQEGLKLSNEAMNRAKQTGELYQLSAALRDIAKTYRFLNQPDSAYAYLERSRDLVDAIYAAENTRQITLLQTLYDVERKDSEIAQLNAQKQVDFVIIIAASVVLVLIGILAAVVISRQRLKLRNEQALNQQNQQIFQTQNELMQVELKNQQLEEENLKGQLELKSKELTTHTLQIIQKNQVLEELKEDLTAILKDDKRDQKKQLRQLVEKISLNFSQDKYWDDFRTIFDQVHPYFFTQLTQHFPDLTATDLRLIALLKMNISSADVATLLGISSDSLRVSRYRLRKKLGLAEGESLSAYIQRFPLQPLPSPESSTI